A genomic window from Nicotiana sylvestris chromosome 11, ASM39365v2, whole genome shotgun sequence includes:
- the LOC104223333 gene encoding putative E3 ubiquitin-protein ligase SINAT1, giving the protein MAPGGSNYQDIGDSRSGYADYGIAPESSEFKSSPFRKSSAIIGGKQGAGSNSAVHELLECPVCMNPMYPPIHQCPNGHTLCHKCKKKVHVCPICRHELGNIRCLALEKIAESLELPCRYQIFGCQDIFTYQTRLLHEQNCRFRPYNCPYAGSECAVTGDIQYLVTHLKDDHKVDMHDGCTFNHRYVKSNPQEVENATWMLTVFNCFGHQFCLHFEAFNLGLAPVYMAFLRFMGDDDDAKRFSYSLEVGGFSRKLTWQGVPRSIRDSHKTVRDSLDGLIIQRSMALFFSGGDRKELKLKIAGRIWREPL; this is encoded by the exons ATGGCTCCCGGAGGCAGCAATTACCAGGATATTGGCGATTCCCGAAGTGGATATGCTGATTATGGTATTGCACCAGAAAGCTCTGAATTCAAAAGCTCCCCTTTTAGAAAATCTTCAGCTATTATTGGTGGGAAGCAGGGAGCGGGATCTAATAGCGCTGTTCATGAGCTACTTGAATGCCCTGTTTGTATGAATCCAATGTACCCGCCCATTCACCAG TGTCCAAACGGCCACACGTTATGCCACAAATGCAAGAAAAAAGTACATGTATGCCCAATTTGCCGCCATGAGCTTGGAAACATAAGATGTCTAGCGCTGGAGAAAATTGCTGAATCGCTGGAATTGCCATGCCGATACCAAATTTTTGGCTGTCAAGACATATTCACCTATCAGACTAGGCTTCTACATGAGCAGAACTGCAGATTTCGACCATACAATTGCCCGTATGCAGGATCTGAATGCGCTGTTACTGGTGATATTCAGTACCTCGTTACACACCTAAAAGATGATCACAAGGTTGACATGCATGATGGGTGTACCTTCAATCATCGTTATGTCAAATCTAATCCTCAAGAAGTTGAGAATGCTACATGGATGTTGACA GTTTTCAACTGTTTTGGTCACCAGTTTTGCCTGCACTTTGAGGCTTTCAACCTTGGATTGGCACCAGTGTACATGGCATTCCTTCGTTTTATGGGTGACGATGATGATGCAAAAAGATTTAGTTATAGTCTTGAAGTAGGTGGATTTAGCAGAAAATTAACATGGCAAGGAGTACCGAGGAGCATCCGTGATAGTCATAAAACTGTTCGAGACAGTTTAGATGGCCTGATTATTCAAAGGAGCATGGCACTCTTCTTCTCTGGTGGTGACAGGAAGGAGCTGAAGCTAAAGATAGCTGGCCGCATTTGGAGAGAACCATTATAA
- the LOC104223332 gene encoding GTP-binding protein BRASSINAZOLE INSENSITIVE PALE GREEN 2, chloroplastic, whose protein sequence is MLIRSLSPSKLKKLLLPLSLSPPTHTAPIPNSIPPILEKTLYTQNPAKTLFPHFLFRNFSTPSKIQSLPLSRDGNFEEVTSNVICRGCGVTMQDSDPKQPGYFIKPSIKSPNYRERINKNPIVDEPEISVSLKRGLLNEVVECENQENLETPSEKIEKPVVCARCHSLRHYGKVKDPSVENLLPDFDFDHTVGRRLMWSTGARAVVLMVVDASDFDGSFPRKVAQLVSRTIEENSRAWKEGKSGNVPRMVLVVTKIDLLPSSLSPTRLEHWVRTRAREGGAVKLTSVHMVSAVRDWGVKNLVDDVVGLAGPRGHIWAVGAQNAGKSTLINAIGKCFGGKVTHLTEAPVPGTTLGILRVEGVLPGNAKLFDTPGLLHPHQISTRLTRDEQKLVHISKELRPRTYRIKGGHSVHIGGLMRLDVEELSVDSVYVTVWASPLIPLHMGRTENVSTMLEEHFGRQLQPPIGEGRLEELGKWLKREFHVSGNSWDSSSVDVAASGLGWFAIGLKGEAKIGVWTYDGVDVIVRNALLPNKSYNFEVAGFTVSEIVSKADRSSNKQRHSEKKRKLNDSTAEKIAEPSTVDVVSTTC, encoded by the exons ATGCTAATCCGATCACTTTCTCCATCAAAGCTGAAGAAACTCCTTCTACCACTTTCTCTCTCACCACCTACACACACAGCTCCTATACCCAACTCAATACCTCCAATTCTTGAAAAAACTCTTTATACCCAAAACCCTGCTAAAACCCTATTCCCTCATTTCTTGTTCAGAAACTTCTCTACAccctcaaaaatccaatctttacCACTTTCTAGAGATGGGAATTTTGAGGAAGTTACTTCTAATGTCATTTGCCGTGGTTGTGGTGTCACTATGCAAGATTCTGACCCAAAACAACCAGGGTATTTCATTAAACCTTCAATTAAAAGCCCAAATTATAGAGAACGCATTAACAAGAATCCAATTGTTGATGAGCCAGAAATATCAGTTTCTCTCAAAAGGGGTTTGCTTAATGAGGTTGTAGAATGTGAAAATCAAGAGAATCTTGAAACCCCATCTGAGAAAATTGAAAAGCCAGTAGTTTGTGCTAGGTGTCATAGTTTAAGGCATTATGGGAAAGTTAAGGACCCTAGTGTAGAGAATTTGTTGCCTGATTTCGATTTTGATCATACTGTTGGGAGGAGGTTAATGTGGAGTACGGGGGCGAGGGCTGTTGTTTTAATGGTAGTTGAtgcatcagattttgatggatcaTTTCCTAGGAAAGTAGCTCAGTTAGTTTCTAGGACAATTGAAGAGAATTCCCGGGCGTGGAAGGAGGGAAAATCAGGGAATGTACCTAGAATGGTGTTGGTAGTTACAAAGATTGATCTTTTACCTAGCTCATTGTCACCTACTAGGCTTGAACATTGGGTTAGAACAAGGGCGAGAGAGGGCGGGGCGGTTAAGTTGACGAGTGTGCATATGGTTAGTGCAGTGAGGGATTGGGGAGTGAAGAATTTGGTCGATGACGTAGTGGGATTGGCTGGGCCAAGAGGGCATATTTGGGCAGTAGGGGCACAAAATGCTGGGAAAAGTACATTGATTAATGCAATAGGAAAGTGTTTTGGTGGGAAGGTAACTCATTTAACGGAGGCTCCGGTGCCAGGGACTACATTGGGGATTTTGAGAGTGGAAGGGGTACTTCCAGGGAATGCCAAGTTGTTCGATACCCCGGGGCTTTTACATCCTCATCAGATTTCGACGAGGTTGACGAGGGATGAGCAGAAGCTAGTTCATATAAGTAAAGAGTTGAGGCCAAGGACATATAGGATCAAG GGAGGACATTCAGTTCATATAGGCGGGCTCATGCGGTTGGATGTGGAAGAATTATCTGTTGATTCTGTGTATGTTACAGTTTGGGCATCTCCGCTGATTCCACTTCATATGGGGAGGACAGAGAATGTCAGCACAATGCTGGAAGAACATTTTGGGCGTCAGCTGCAG CCGCCGATTGGAGAGGGGCGACTTGAGGAGCTAGGGAAATGGTTGAAGAGGGAATTTCATGTGAGCGGGAACTCATGGGATTCAAGTTCTGTTGATGTTGCTGCTTCAGGTCTTGGTTGGTTTGCCATTGGACTTAAGGGAGAGGCTAAAATAGGTGTCTGGACATATGATGGCGTTGATGTCATAGTTCGTAATGCATTACTTCCAAACAAATCATATAATTTTGAAGTTGCTGGCTTTACTGTTTCAGAAATTGTTTCCAAAGCTGACCGTTCTTCAAATAAGCAGCGCCATAGTGAGAAGAAGAGGAAATTAAACGACTCTACTGCAGAAAAAATTGCAGAACCATCAACTGTCGATGTTGTATCAACTACTTGCTAA
- the LOC138882200 gene encoding uncharacterized protein, translating to MLFANDIVLIDETWGDVNERLEVWRQTLESKGFKLSRTKTEYLECKFNNVTKEADMEVKLDTQVIPKRGSFKFYKVVVRPTMLYGAECWPVKNIHVQKIKVVEMRMLRWMCGHTRFDKIRNEVIRDTVGVASVEEKMREARLR from the exons atgttatttgctaatgacatagttctgattgacgAGACGTGGGGTGATGTTAatgagaggctggaggtttggaggcAGACCctagagtctaagggtttcaagttgagcaggaccaagacagaatacttggagtgcaagttcaacAACGTTACCAAGGAAGCGGACATGGAGGTGAAGCTTGATacacaagtcatccccaagagaggtagtttcaa GTTCTACAAGGTTGtagttagaccgactatgttgtatggcgCAGAGTGTTGGCCTGTCAAGAACATTCATGTCCAGAAGATAAAAGTAGTTGAGATGAGGATGTTaaggtggatgtgtgggcataccaggttcgataagattaggaatgaagttattcgggatACGGTGGGAGTGGCTTCCGTGGAGGAAAAGATGCGGGAGGCGAGGTTGAGATGA
- the LOC104223331 gene encoding large ribosomal subunit protein P1-like: MSIGEIACTYACLILNDEDIPITAEKISALVKAANVTVEPYWPLLFAKLAEKRNLGDLIMNVGAGGGGAAVAVAAPTGGAGAGAAAAAPAAEEKKEEPKEESDDDMGFSLFD; encoded by the exons ATGTCGATCGGAGAAATAGCTTGCACTTACGCTTGTTTGATCCTCAACGATGAGGACATTCCAATCACT GCAGAGAAAATTTCTGCTTTAGTGAAAGCAGCTAATGTGACAGTCGAGCCTTACTGGCCTCTGCTGTTTGCTAAGCTTGCTGAGAAGAGAAACCTTGGGGATCTCATCATGAATGTTGGTGCTGGTGGCGGTGGTGCTGCAGTTGCTGTTGCTGCTCCCACTGGTGGTGCCGGTGCCGGTGCTGCAGCTGCTGCCCCTGCTGCGGAGGAAAAGAAG GAAGAGCCCAAGGAAGAAAGTGATGACGACATGGGATTCAGTCTGTTTGATTAG